A window of Osmerus mordax isolate fOsmMor3 chromosome 11, fOsmMor3.pri, whole genome shotgun sequence genomic DNA:
GGAGTTGACAAacaaaggtcaggggtcaggaccGTCTGTCACCAGTCACAGATAAAATACAGGATGATGGCAGGTGACCCAGATAATGTGTTAGACACTGTCATAAGAATGTAATAAATGGTGTTGTTTGTCTACCCTTCATTAAGGTTCCTGTGGTTGTCCTTgcagaaaatatttgttcagAATAAAGCTGGGTGGAACCCCTTTCTTAttacacacatttcttgaaCATTGAAAAGTGATATGCCTCTATGTAAGGGTAAAGTGAGGGTTCATGCTGATGGAATCAGTCATGCGAGTTATGCTGAGGTATTTAGTCGAAAAACCTGCCTATCAACAaaacaaccaaccaaccaattgATTCTTATTTACCTTCGACCAATCAGAAGCCTTGGCATTAAGACTATGGCTGACACAGCTGAAGCTCATTGTTTTTAAGATTTACAGAATATAGCAGGCATTCCAGTCTAGACACATGCCTGTTTAAGTCTAATAAGGTCTTAACATGTTCATGTCACGCGCAACTAACACAGGTGCTTAGTATTGCTTGAAAGTGACCATCAGATTATACTCTGGGACCGTTTCCACCAAAACAataaacacatactgtacatgctgtTAACACATGAATGTACAGTGACTGATAGGGTAGCAGCACTCACAGGTTTCTTATGCGAGACTCTGCAGGTTTCTCCTCAGCGCCATCTGTCTCTGTCCGGGCTTCTCCCCTTTCAAACAGTGGGCCCTTATCCTCCTCATCGCTGTGGAAACCAATCATTACAGGGAGacaatgtaagtgtgtgtttacatttctaCCGCATGTCTGACCGTGTCATTCATAAAAATTACTATGGCATGGGTCATTATTCTtaatttgtgtgagtgtgtgtgtatgtatgtatgtctcaCCTGCTGCAGTCGTCCACTGGAACACCCAGCATCTTGGCCTTAATAACTGTTCTCTGCTTCTTAATGGCAGACCGCATTGCATCCAACAAGAAGCCCGGGCACCTTTCATCATTTAAAATCTCccttcaagacacacacacacacagatgaagaaaaacaaacaacaaaagtaACAAAAACTTTTAGCTGCCATCCCCCATGTGCGACCACAAATATTCAACCCACCTCTGGTAGTAGGCAAGTTCTTCCTGGACCAGGAAGAGGTTGGCCTTGAGCTCATTCCTCTCAGACAGAATCTCCCTGACCTCCTGCTTGGTGAAACAGGGCCTGTTTGGATCCTTCATGTCAATGATCATCTTGTCCGTCAGATCCAGCTGTGTCGTAGATGGACTGCCCTGTTTAAAACACACCATTTACCACACTTTTGAAACAACTGATTTTAACTGCTACAATGTAGAGAGTGCAAGGAGGGTCAAATGCTATAGTTATAGACTTGTGGACAACACTAGCGAATTATAAAGATCAAAGTTCGACAGTTATTGTATGGGAGGGAAGGTGGTGTCATGTTCCCAAGAATGACAACACAGTAGGGTGTCACAAACCAGCAAAACAAGGCAGTGAACGTTTAAACCCCTTTCTAATTCTGATTCTCATTAAGTGAATGTACCATGCTGAATGCCTATTTGCAATATATGCAATGTGAACACTTAAATAAACAtcatggctcattaaatcaacactcacacaccactccTTACACAGCCCTCCTTACCGTGCCAGCACCGCTGAGCGAGTGGGCCTTCTCCAGTTGGGAACTGAGGcgttctatctctttctgtttctccctcagGTCTGCCTCCATGTCGGCCTTCCTTTCCACGGCGCTCTTCACCTGCGCCTGCACTATGGTCTGCTTGTGTCTCAGCTCGCTGTTCATCTTCATGAAGCGCTCCAACTGCTCCTGGAGCTGGACGACACAAGCACAGGTAAAGCACAGGTCCATAAAGGATACAGTTTACAGACAAGCACGTATAGATCCACAAACAAGGCCACAGGcacacgtggacacacacagacacacaggagagtgAATTGATTCATACACGTGTCGAGGTCAATGGAACTGCAAttgcaagcgcacacacacaaataaatgataggacacacacctacatgcaAATCAAACCGATGCAGCAAAAGAGGGCATATGTTAGACCATAGCCACAGCACCCAAAAAGGAAGCTTTCCTTTCCTACACTCTAATCGAGACTCTTGGCTTAGCTGAGTAaaagcaaaagaaaacacagCTGGTTCTGACAGTATGTAAAGCCATTATATCAGAttgaaagagaggagtggagcagTTGCCTAGACTTGTTCTTGTCTCTAAGGTGTGGTTCAGCTGACTGAAGTCATAACCATGACTATTTTTATGTCAGTGCCCTTCCCGGATTTGCTAAGAGACTCATGTGTATCATCAACTGAAAGTAGTGTTTATGACACTAATCTTGTGGATGTTTCATCCTTTGTGTTTGTCCATACTGTGTACTCTGAGTAACACACATTCCCTATGTGTTAGCTGATACAGTACATTggactttttgtgtgtgtgtgagtgcctgtgcATGCATTTATGAAAAAGCACAATGTCCATTGTTTTTGAAACTACGTAGAggtaataaaacatttaaaaatactAAGATACCCAACAAATTCAGTAATAACTTCTGCATAACACATTGATGGCACACAGACTTTACAATAACCGTTGACCCATTATTAGAaagcaagtctgtgtgtgtgtctattcttACCGCTTCTACCTCTTTGGACACACTGGTGATTTCCTGTTGTTTGGCCCTCAGCTCATCTCTCTGCTTGTCCACCACCTCCTTCAGTTTCAGCATCACCTCCCGTTCCTGCCGCTGAACGCGGTCTAGAACACAGGAAACGTGATACAACATCACCACTATGGTCCTTCATGGGTCAACATGAAGACAACCGCATCATTTGTGATTTCTTCACTGTCAGGTTGGACAAAGTGTGGTTCATTAATGGTCAACATGAAACAGCACTATCAATGATGATAAACTAAATTAAAGAGTTATACCAAAGGTTTATGTGTCCATTTAAATAATCTGTATTATACAAATATGATTGACAGGTACTCAGTATGTGTACATCATCAATCaatagtaaaaaaagaaaaaatgatcAAAGAGTTAAAGAAGTTGCATAGTTTATAGTTGGCACAATAACATATTCATGGCCTGCATTCTATTGACCATCAACCTGAACCTAAGTACCACAGCAAAACACCCTCAGTCTGGACTCGCTTAAGGTCATGGCTTAAATATGGGATTACCCCCCTGCACATGGCTGTATTTAAGACCTCATTCTATACTGTGAGTTAATTCTGTCTCCATGGCTTGGTTAATGACACCTATCTTTGTGGGGCATGTACCAGGGATAGACATGGCAAGTTTATCAAAGctgttaatttacatttagtcatttagcagacgctcttatccagagcgacttacagtaagtacagggacattccccccgaggcaagtaggatgaagtgccttgcccaaggacacaacgtcatttagcactgccgggaatcgaactggcaaccttcagattactagcccgtgaccctaaccgctcagccacctgactcccaattgcAATCTAGATATTACAGGTTTAAACAGCATAATATAGGTTGGTTGATTCTGATACTGGCCTGTGATATAACTTCTTAATTGTCTTAAATTTAATTATAAAGATTATTAGATTGTCTTTGCAGCCTCTGGGAAAATGAACACAGGCAGATTCTTTTGCTGAAGTGAAACTGAATTGAATTATCCTGTTATTTCCCAGCACAAATATAGACGTCTTCTCCTTCAAGTAAATATGTGCCTATCAGCTTGGGAACCCTTACATTCCTGTAAATAATGCCACATAACTTTGTATGACAACAAATCCAGCTAAATTCCTTTTCGTAGAGTAAATTAAGATCTTATAAATCGATAATACTGACAATGTGTATAACATTAAATCTATCACGTTCTCAAGAACATACTGTATATCACACATCCAATGAAAAGGTCAAATCAAACTAAAATAGCTTCTAACTAAGTATTGGTTAGGGCACTGCTATATTAAACCATCgcacaggagacagagagatttaACTTTTGAAATTCCTGTTGGAGCAGAAGTGTATTATTTCCGTAATAATACTTAGCATGATAGTCACACACCCACTTCCAAAACGGGACAAAGAGGAAGTACAAAGGGATTCCATGGTCAGCCAGTGTTTTCTCCCATGACCACAAGTATACAACAATGTGTCAGCACAATCACTGTTCAGCACAATCACTATTCATGTGACTTGCACTACAATAGGATGTTTTCATTCAGTTGGAGTGTATTCGGctcggtgtctgtgtgtttatggtcaTGAGTTTCAAGAGCCTACACTCAAACCAACCTTCCTGCGCATGGTTGCCCTTCAGACGGCTCTGCAACTCCTGGTTGTCTCCCTGTAGCTGGAGCACCTGGGCCTGCagctcctcacacctcctcctccactgctcctcctcctgtcgcACCTCCTGCAAGGGGACAGGGGAAAACACACCTTTGGCTACCGAGAGGTACAAGGCCAACTAGGAAAACAGATTGTCATGCAGTCTATAGTTTATAATTGTCTATTGTGGAGGAATGAAATCTATACTGCTAATTGAATGCTGCTATTTCATATGTTCTATGTCTCTGTTGAATAAAAAGATAATCAACCTCAGATATACCTCAGATATACAAAATGTGTAATGACAATGCTGAACATATATTCCCAATATAATCAATGCTCCAGATATAATAAGTAACGATAATGATGAACTCATATTCCAAATGCATGATTATGCACCAagatgtgactgtgtctgtgaaagTGAGAAATAGGCCTTGCTCAGGAGATTGTATCTTTTATTGAGGAGAGGAATGTAATAGTCAGTATACTGGAAGGGAGGCGGGAGGGCTACACTATGGGACAAGGAGAATGTACAAACAATGGACCTCACAACTCTTGAAAGAAGATTCATTAGACGGTGGAGAATGTATCCCTTTGCATCTGGACAtcaccagacccccccccccccccccccccccccccttcttatcAATAAACTACAAAGAACAGAGATTCAACCTTGCATTTTTCTCCACCCAAATGTATTCACTAAGAGGGCAAAACTGGACAGAATTGTTTTGGTCACTGAGGCTAAATGTAAACAGCATGGACAATCCCTTTACTCATATTCAACACGTGATCCTGA
This region includes:
- the rilp gene encoding RILP-like protein 1 encodes the protein MESNCERNELTDDKNKQGCFERTCLTLTVDDVYEIAKLIGSEVEKLIDGYGKESALGLVPKIVKVLELLESYASRNNSLKSKEEELYKAFETLQVQQQKKRVLKENEDCNKNEIREVRQEEEQWRRRCEELQAQVLQLQGDNQELQSRLKGNHAQEDRVQRQEREVMLKLKEVVDKQRDELRAKQQEITSVSKEVEALQEQLERFMKMNSELRHKQTIVQAQVKSAVERKADMEADLREKQKEIERLSSQLEKAHSLSGAGTGSPSTTQLDLTDKMIIDMKDPNRPCFTKQEVREILSERNELKANLFLVQEELAYYQREILNDERCPGFLLDAMRSAIKKQRTVIKAKMLGVPVDDCSSDEEDKGPLFERGEARTETDGAEEKPAESRIRNLFGFLTRSGSSRSPSHQSATSSSWEIIVPEDAETEPRQSP